In the genome of Bacillus sp. S3, one region contains:
- a CDS encoding 5' nucleotidase, NT5C type, which produces MRFGFDIDDTLINLREYAFHLYNQKLDQELGFDIFQALKTVEIHEPFGMTAEEGKQMWNSTLEDIYYNDCPAFPGAVELLQELDKQGHEIFYITARNQEHGERTKKWLVEQGFPVHNERFFCGMKDHEKVNIIKELDLDYYFDDKPDILDTLSEQPIKVYLKDQSYNRHVNMPRIKDWTEWTVPDTTRSLSSKGI; this is translated from the coding sequence ATGAGATTTGGTTTCGATATTGATGATACACTGATTAATTTAAGAGAGTATGCCTTTCATCTTTATAATCAAAAACTAGACCAGGAGCTAGGTTTCGACATTTTTCAAGCATTAAAAACAGTCGAGATTCATGAGCCATTCGGGATGACAGCTGAAGAAGGCAAACAGATGTGGAACAGTACCTTAGAGGATATTTATTACAACGATTGTCCTGCTTTTCCAGGAGCAGTCGAACTGCTGCAGGAGCTTGATAAGCAAGGCCATGAAATTTTTTATATCACGGCAAGGAATCAGGAGCATGGGGAGCGCACGAAGAAATGGTTAGTTGAGCAAGGGTTTCCAGTTCATAATGAACGATTCTTCTGCGGGATGAAGGATCACGAAAAAGTGAACATTATTAAGGAATTAGATTTGGATTATTACTTTGACGACAAGCCGGATATTTTGGATACCTTATCCGAGCAGCCAATAAAGGTCTATCTAAAGGACCAATCATATAACCGGCACGTAAACATGCCACGGATAAAAGATTGGACGGAATGGACGGTGCCTGACACAACTCGAAGTTTGTCGAGTAAAGGCATCTGA
- a CDS encoding amidohydrolase: MNKTIFINGRIFTSNFEQPYASAMVVNDGRIEWVGEQPEIAEMEGERVDLQGRRVLPGFIDAHLHPLYLANATKQIACTAPLVHSIEELLEEIRKQRAQQTPEEWVEGWGYDEGKLSEGRAPNRWDLDQACADAPVVVTRTCAHIISVNSKALEIAAITKDTPNPPGGQIDRDESGEPTGIFRESARHLVLNKMPQVSLEDNAAILAELSPNLLAHGITAITDLMGLHKPIDYVEMYNEARDKGLKQRTVLYYIWEELQGQSLLTKERTDREQPVHIGGIKLFSDGSVSGRTAWVNPPFLGGDENYGIATTSKEELLAAAEAAEQHGVQLVVHAMGEQAIDLIVDTFYGRKMWLTDGPSVRIEHAAMPTSQAIERAAETGIAFVTQPIFLFAEIESYLNNLGTERTKQTYPVKTFLDAGIKVAFSSDAPATAWADPVDPFVAIKSAVTRIAYDGTDTGQEQRIDAATAIELYTRGAQEVTRIPGVGQLKPGFHADFIVLNEDILQVSSEDIDQVHVLETYMSGKIVFKKEHSSSNKTASTILI, from the coding sequence ATGAATAAAACAATTTTTATAAATGGACGGATCTTTACATCTAATTTTGAGCAGCCCTATGCCAGTGCAATGGTCGTAAACGATGGCCGAATCGAGTGGGTTGGAGAACAACCGGAGATTGCAGAAATGGAAGGGGAACGTGTCGATCTTCAAGGCCGCCGCGTTCTTCCTGGATTTATTGATGCGCATTTGCACCCCCTTTATCTAGCAAATGCCACAAAGCAAATTGCCTGCACGGCACCGTTAGTTCATTCCATTGAAGAGCTGCTTGAGGAAATTCGCAAACAGCGGGCGCAGCAAACGCCTGAGGAGTGGGTAGAAGGCTGGGGATATGATGAGGGCAAATTATCAGAAGGCCGTGCCCCTAATCGCTGGGACCTTGACCAAGCATGTGCAGATGCTCCTGTAGTGGTTACTCGCACATGTGCCCATATCATTTCCGTTAATAGCAAGGCGTTGGAGATTGCCGCTATTACAAAGGATACGCCAAACCCGCCGGGCGGGCAGATTGATCGGGATGAAAGCGGGGAACCTACGGGCATTTTTCGTGAAAGTGCCAGACATTTAGTGTTAAATAAGATGCCGCAAGTTTCACTTGAGGATAATGCTGCGATTCTTGCAGAATTAAGCCCGAATCTTCTCGCGCATGGAATCACGGCGATTACAGATCTTATGGGGCTGCACAAGCCAATTGATTACGTAGAAATGTATAACGAGGCTCGTGATAAGGGATTGAAGCAGCGGACCGTCCTCTACTATATATGGGAAGAGTTACAGGGGCAGTCACTATTAACGAAGGAAAGAACCGACAGGGAACAGCCTGTTCATATTGGCGGTATTAAGCTATTTTCAGACGGCAGTGTGTCAGGAAGAACGGCATGGGTTAATCCTCCATTCTTAGGCGGCGATGAAAACTACGGTATCGCTACCACCTCCAAGGAGGAGTTGTTAGCCGCTGCAGAGGCGGCAGAACAGCACGGTGTTCAATTAGTTGTTCACGCCATGGGGGAACAGGCGATTGATTTAATTGTTGATACCTTTTACGGCAGAAAAATGTGGCTGACAGATGGGCCATCTGTTCGAATCGAGCATGCCGCGATGCCGACAAGTCAGGCAATCGAGCGGGCCGCAGAAACCGGAATTGCCTTTGTAACGCAGCCGATCTTCCTGTTTGCTGAAATCGAAAGCTACCTCAATAATTTAGGTACTGAACGGACAAAACAAACGTATCCAGTTAAAACCTTCCTTGATGCAGGGATAAAGGTAGCCTTTTCGTCCGACGCACCGGCAACAGCATGGGCCGATCCGGTAGATCCGTTTGTGGCGATTAAATCAGCTGTGACTAGGATTGCCTATGATGGAACGGACACAGGTCAGGAACAGCGCATCGATGCGGCAACGGCCATAGAACTTTACACCAGAGGCGCGCAGGAAGTGACTCGCATTCCGGGAGTCGGACAGCTGAAGCCAGGATTTCATGCGGACTTTATTGTGTTAAACGAGGATATTTTACAGGTGAGTTCGGAAGATATTGATCAGGTGCATGTGCTAGAAACCTATATGTCTGGAAAGATCGTGTTCAAAAAGGAGCATTCGTCGAGTAACAAGACCGCATCCACAATTTTAATATAG
- the fabF gene encoding beta-ketoacyl-ACP synthase II, which translates to MGKRVVITGIGAVTPLGNNAHTTWENIKNGVSGIGPGTIFDTDKVDIKIAAEVKGFAPEEFMDKKEARRMGRYSQFAVAASKMAIEDAGIHIGKDVQPERVGVWIGSGIGGLAEFEEQHRRFIEKGQRRVNPFTIPMFIPDMAAGQVSIEVGAKGINNCSVTACASGANSIGDALRVIQKGDADMMIAGGTEATITEMTIAGFSNMTALSKNPDPNTASRPFDKNRDGFVIGEGAGIVILEELEHALARGARIYGELIGYGATGDAHHITTPAPEGEGAQRAMKLALADAGITPEQVDYINAHGTSTHYNDLYETLAIKEVFKEHAYQLSISSTKSMTGHMLGATGALEAIISILAIKEGVIPPTINYETPDEELDLDYVPNEARKKDIQVVLSNSLGFGGHNVTLVFKKFLI; encoded by the coding sequence ATGGGAAAACGAGTGGTGATTACGGGCATTGGAGCAGTTACGCCATTAGGCAATAATGCTCATACAACATGGGAAAACATTAAAAACGGGGTGTCAGGTATTGGCCCGGGCACTATTTTTGACACAGACAAAGTGGATATTAAAATAGCTGCAGAGGTAAAGGGATTTGCACCGGAAGAGTTCATGGATAAAAAAGAAGCGAGAAGAATGGGACGTTACAGCCAATTTGCTGTGGCTGCAAGTAAAATGGCTATAGAAGATGCCGGGATTCATATTGGCAAGGATGTTCAACCTGAACGTGTCGGGGTATGGATTGGGTCGGGAATTGGCGGATTAGCTGAGTTTGAGGAACAGCACCGAAGATTTATTGAAAAAGGTCAAAGAAGGGTCAATCCGTTTACGATTCCTATGTTTATTCCGGACATGGCAGCAGGACAGGTTTCCATCGAAGTAGGGGCGAAAGGAATCAACAATTGTTCGGTGACGGCATGTGCCTCTGGAGCCAATTCCATTGGTGATGCGTTAAGGGTTATTCAAAAAGGGGACGCAGACATGATGATTGCCGGTGGAACAGAAGCAACGATCACCGAGATGACCATCGCTGGATTTTCCAATATGACCGCTCTGTCAAAAAATCCTGATCCGAACACAGCCAGCCGGCCATTCGATAAGAATCGGGATGGATTTGTGATCGGTGAAGGCGCAGGAATTGTTATATTGGAGGAGCTGGAACATGCCTTAGCTAGAGGAGCTAGAATTTATGGCGAGCTGATTGGGTATGGAGCTACAGGTGATGCCCATCATATTACAACACCGGCACCAGAGGGAGAAGGTGCCCAGCGTGCGATGAAATTGGCATTAGCCGATGCCGGAATCACCCCGGAACAAGTGGACTATATAAACGCACATGGTACATCTACCCATTATAATGATTTGTACGAAACGTTGGCGATCAAAGAGGTTTTCAAAGAACATGCCTATCAATTATCTATCAGTTCGACAAAATCGATGACAGGGCATATGCTCGGGGCAACCGGTGCACTTGAGGCGATTATCTCGATTTTAGCTATTAAGGAAGGCGTAATCCCGCCAACCATTAATTACGAAACGCCAGATGAAGAACTTGATTTAGATTATGTACCGAATGAAGCAAGGAAGAAGGATATACAGGTAGTTTTATCCAATTCATTAGGATTCGGCGGACATAATGTTACATTGGTTTTTAAAAAGTTTTTAATATAA
- a CDS encoding NUDIX hydrolase: MGYIEDLREIIGTRPIILAGAMVGVIDAHGRILLQKRPEGIWGLPGGLLELGESAEEAARREVFEETGVEIGQLQLVNVFSGKQYFRKLANGDEFYPVTIAYISKDIKNSTIQIDGEETLDAGFFDIEELPEQTSPLVRTMLQQFADFLKK; this comes from the coding sequence ATGGGCTATATTGAAGATTTACGGGAAATCATTGGAACCCGGCCAATTATATTAGCAGGCGCAATGGTGGGTGTGATCGATGCCCATGGAAGAATATTATTACAGAAACGGCCCGAGGGGATCTGGGGGCTTCCAGGCGGCCTGTTAGAATTAGGTGAATCCGCAGAGGAAGCCGCAAGAAGGGAAGTTTTTGAAGAAACTGGAGTTGAAATTGGCCAGCTGCAGCTAGTCAATGTTTTCTCAGGCAAGCAGTATTTTAGAAAACTGGCAAATGGGGATGAATTCTATCCAGTGACCATTGCCTATATCTCAAAGGATATTAAAAATAGTACCATACAGATTGATGGGGAAGAAACGCTCGATGCAGGGTTCTTTGATATCGAAGAATTACCGGAGCAAACCAGTCCGTTAGTCAGGACAATGCTTCAACAATTTGCGGATTTTCTAAAAAAATAA
- the brnQ gene encoding branched-chain amino acid transport system II carrier protein codes for MQSNKLVQNTVIIGFALFAVFFGAGNLIFPPTIGLASGTNWLQALIGFCITGIALPLLAVIAIINVGGKFEDLTKPISPWFYKVFNLLLMVGIGMFVTIPRMAATTHELGVKTFFPQVPSIVTILVFFAITFYFAMDRSNVIDKIGKILTPLLVVILTFIVIKGIFDPIGSPIATELKNPFSNAFINAYQTGDVITGIFCAPIIIAAIIGHGYKGAAMKKVAISATVIAGIGLLVVYGGLLYLGAAGSGLYPKDIESTALVSELINRLLGNSGAILLAITIALACLTSAIGVTAVIGDFLNDLTNNKISYRYGALIVCLVGAAMGTLGVEKIINYAMPIFLALYPVAIVLVFLGLFHKALPNPGAYRGAILLTFIVSLFETMGALGVNIQGILNLISMLPFSSNGFSWLVPAIVGGIFGAVIYKLASNKQEQVSFIEPEEKA; via the coding sequence ATGCAATCGAATAAACTTGTACAAAATACCGTTATAATTGGTTTTGCTTTATTTGCAGTATTTTTTGGTGCCGGCAACTTAATTTTCCCTCCAACAATCGGTCTTGCTTCAGGGACAAATTGGCTTCAGGCATTAATTGGTTTTTGTATTACTGGAATCGCGCTTCCTTTATTAGCTGTAATCGCCATCATAAACGTTGGCGGTAAATTTGAAGATTTAACTAAACCAATCAGCCCTTGGTTTTATAAAGTTTTTAATCTATTACTAATGGTTGGAATTGGGATGTTTGTTACGATTCCGCGAATGGCAGCAACTACCCATGAATTAGGGGTTAAAACCTTTTTCCCACAAGTGCCTTCTATAGTTACAATTTTAGTATTCTTCGCCATAACCTTTTATTTTGCTATGGATAGGTCCAACGTCATTGATAAAATTGGCAAGATTCTTACCCCTCTTCTAGTCGTTATTCTAACATTTATTGTGATTAAAGGGATTTTCGATCCGATTGGTTCACCGATTGCAACAGAGTTAAAAAACCCATTTTCCAATGCCTTTATTAATGCGTATCAGACGGGGGATGTGATCACCGGAATTTTTTGTGCCCCTATCATTATCGCAGCTATTATAGGCCACGGTTATAAAGGTGCCGCGATGAAAAAGGTAGCTATTTCTGCAACCGTGATTGCCGGGATTGGGTTATTGGTGGTTTACGGCGGTTTATTATACCTTGGAGCCGCCGGCAGCGGATTATACCCAAAGGATATTGAAAGCACGGCACTCGTATCCGAATTGATTAATCGGTTATTAGGAAACTCTGGTGCAATTTTATTAGCGATTACGATTGCGTTAGCCTGTTTAACATCGGCAATCGGTGTAACGGCTGTCATTGGCGATTTTTTAAATGACTTAACAAATAATAAAATAAGCTACCGCTATGGTGCGCTAATTGTTTGTCTTGTCGGCGCAGCAATGGGAACACTTGGTGTTGAAAAAATTATCAATTATGCGATGCCGATCTTCCTTGCGCTTTATCCCGTAGCTATTGTTTTAGTATTCTTAGGATTATTCCATAAAGCCCTTCCGAACCCGGGAGCCTATCGCGGTGCTATCCTATTAACCTTTATTGTCAGTTTGTTTGAAACAATGGGAGCGTTAGGCGTCAACATTCAAGGGATATTAAACCTGATTTCCATGCTCCCTTTTAGCTCAAACGGTTTTTCGTGGCTGGTACCGGCAATTGTTGGTGGAATATTTGGTGCCGTAATCTATAAACTTGCATCCAATAAGCAAGAACAAGTGTCATTCATTGAACCGGAGGAAAAAGCATAA
- a CDS encoding phosphoglycerate dehydrogenase: MSTLVSEKVKTIKTLNNIAESGLKVLNQDQFTVDNNSENPDAIVVRSFNMHTFEFGNNLKAIARAGAGVNNIPVDQCTEQGIVVFNTPGANANAVKEMVLTSLMALSRNLFAGVAWTKTLDGEGEQVSKLVEAGKKKFVGKEIKGKTLGVIGLGAIGALVANDALDLDMDVIGFDPFISVDTAWNLSRNVQRAMSLEQLFAESDYITVHVPLTNDTKGMFNKNSFSIMKPGVYILNFSRGELVNEIDMAVALEDGIVGKYMTDFPNENVLKMKNTICTPHLGASTTESEENCAIMAARQVKEFLETGNIKNSVNFPNVSLPYTGKQRVAAFHQNVPNMVGQITSTVSSYHLNIADMVNRSRGEYAYTMIDIDDKINGDIIPGLVEKIRQIDGIVTARII, encoded by the coding sequence ATGAGCACACTCGTTTCAGAAAAAGTAAAAACAATTAAAACGTTAAATAATATTGCAGAAAGCGGGCTAAAGGTATTAAATCAGGATCAATTTACGGTCGACAATAACAGCGAGAATCCCGATGCCATTGTGGTTCGCAGTTTTAATATGCATACATTTGAATTCGGAAACAATTTAAAAGCAATCGCACGGGCAGGTGCTGGTGTCAATAATATTCCTGTCGACCAATGCACCGAGCAAGGAATCGTTGTTTTTAATACGCCCGGGGCGAATGCAAACGCAGTAAAAGAGATGGTCCTAACGTCATTAATGGCTTTATCCCGTAACCTTTTTGCAGGCGTGGCATGGACAAAGACGTTAGACGGTGAGGGCGAACAAGTATCAAAGCTAGTTGAAGCGGGAAAAAAGAAATTTGTTGGGAAAGAAATTAAAGGGAAAACCCTTGGTGTAATCGGATTAGGGGCGATCGGAGCACTTGTAGCAAACGATGCGCTCGATTTGGATATGGATGTCATCGGGTTTGATCCATTTATCTCTGTTGATACAGCCTGGAACTTATCACGTAATGTACAGCGGGCGATGTCTCTTGAGCAATTGTTTGCTGAGTCTGACTATATTACGGTCCACGTTCCATTAACGAATGACACAAAAGGAATGTTTAATAAAAATTCATTTAGCATTATGAAGCCGGGCGTTTATATTTTGAACTTCTCACGCGGGGAGCTTGTGAACGAAATCGATATGGCGGTTGCACTTGAAGATGGAATCGTAGGGAAGTATATGACGGATTTCCCGAATGAAAATGTACTAAAAATGAAAAATACAATCTGCACTCCGCATCTCGGAGCCTCAACTACAGAATCAGAGGAAAACTGTGCGATTATGGCGGCTCGTCAGGTCAAGGAATTTTTGGAAACAGGAAACATTAAAAACTCAGTGAATTTTCCAAACGTTTCCCTTCCCTATACAGGAAAGCAGCGCGTTGCCGCTTTCCACCAAAACGTACCAAACATGGTTGGTCAGATCACTTCGACTGTATCAAGCTACCATTTAAACATCGCTGACATGGTGAACAGAAGCCGTGGGGAATATGCCTATACGATGATTGATATTGACGATAAAATAAACGGTGACATCATTCCCGGTCTAGTGGAAAAAATCAGGCAAATCGACGGCATCGTAACAGCTCGGATAATTTAA